A region from the Stutzerimonas stutzeri genome encodes:
- a CDS encoding DUF3203 family protein, with product MSVSIDTATGTCSTTLEGTTYRSAIMDVRVSTDPAARMSMAHIDGHSTHVTEDMAEHLIAAGAKDDRENLVVDD from the coding sequence ATGTCAGTCAGCATCGATACCGCTACCGGCACCTGCTCCACCACGCTCGAAGGCACTACGTACCGCAGTGCGATCATGGACGTTCGGGTCAGCACTGATCCGGCGGCCCGCATGTCCATGGCCCACATCGACGGCCATAGCACCCACGTCACCGAGGACATGGCCGAGCACCTCATTGCCGCGGGCGCCAAAGACGACCGCGAGAATCTGGTTGTCGACGATTAA
- the putP gene encoding sodium/proline symporter PutP, giving the protein MSISTPTLITFVIYIGAMLLIGFIAYRATKNFDDYILGGRSLGSFVTALSAGASDMSGWLLMGLPGAIYAAGLSESWIAIGLIAGAWLNWLFVAGRLRVHTERNKNALTLPDYFSHRFEDESRLLRIFSALVVLVFFTIYCASGVVAGARLFESSFGVPYDVALWIGAAATILYVFIGGFLAVSWTDTVQATLMIFALLITPVFVILALGDMGAAMDTIETLKPAAFDMFNGLSFVAIISLLAWGLGYFGQPHILVRFMAADSVKTIPNARRIGMAWMILTLAGAVAVGFFGIAYFAGHPDQAGPVTANGERVFMELVKILFNPWVAGVILSGVLAAVMSTLSAQLLVSSSALTQDFYKAMLRKNASQTELVWVGRAMVLLIAFIALGIASNPDSKVLGLVSYAWAGFGAAFGPVVLISLLWKHMTRNGALAGMIVGAVTVVVWKEFIGLGLYEIIPGFILASLAIVVFSKVGAGASPSMIKRFEDAENEYQGR; this is encoded by the coding sequence CCCACCCTGATCACCTTCGTGATCTACATCGGCGCCATGCTGTTGATCGGCTTTATCGCCTACCGTGCCACCAAGAACTTCGACGACTACATCCTTGGGGGACGCAGCCTCGGAAGTTTCGTCACGGCCTTGTCGGCCGGTGCTTCGGACATGAGTGGCTGGTTGCTGATGGGCCTGCCGGGCGCCATCTACGCGGCGGGGTTGTCGGAAAGCTGGATTGCCATCGGCCTCATCGCCGGCGCCTGGCTGAACTGGCTGTTCGTCGCCGGACGCCTGCGCGTGCACACCGAGCGCAACAAGAACGCGCTCACGCTGCCTGACTATTTCTCGCACCGCTTCGAAGACGAGAGCCGCCTGCTGCGGATCTTCTCGGCGCTGGTGGTGCTGGTGTTCTTCACCATCTACTGCGCCTCGGGCGTGGTGGCCGGCGCGCGCCTGTTCGAGAGCAGCTTCGGCGTGCCCTACGACGTCGCGCTGTGGATCGGTGCGGCAGCGACCATCCTCTATGTATTTATCGGCGGCTTCCTCGCGGTCAGCTGGACCGACACCGTGCAGGCGACGCTGATGATCTTCGCGCTGCTGATCACGCCGGTCTTCGTGATCCTGGCACTGGGCGACATGGGCGCGGCGATGGATACCATCGAGACGCTGAAACCGGCCGCTTTCGACATGTTCAACGGCCTGTCCTTCGTCGCGATCATTTCGCTGCTGGCCTGGGGTCTCGGCTATTTCGGCCAGCCGCATATCCTGGTGCGCTTCATGGCCGCCGACTCGGTGAAGACCATCCCCAACGCCCGCCGCATCGGCATGGCGTGGATGATCCTGACCCTGGCCGGCGCCGTCGCGGTGGGCTTTTTCGGCATCGCCTACTTTGCCGGGCATCCGGACCAGGCTGGTCCCGTCACGGCCAACGGTGAGCGGGTGTTCATGGAGCTGGTGAAGATCCTCTTCAACCCCTGGGTTGCCGGCGTGATCCTCTCCGGTGTGCTCGCGGCCGTCATGAGTACCCTGAGCGCGCAACTGCTGGTCAGCTCCAGCGCCCTGACGCAGGACTTCTACAAGGCCATGCTGCGCAAGAATGCCTCGCAGACCGAGCTGGTCTGGGTCGGCCGCGCGATGGTGCTGCTGATCGCCTTTATCGCGCTGGGTATCGCCTCGAACCCGGACAGCAAGGTCCTGGGCCTGGTGTCCTACGCCTGGGCGGGCTTCGGCGCTGCCTTCGGTCCGGTAGTGCTGATCTCCCTGCTGTGGAAGCACATGACCCGTAACGGCGCGCTGGCCGGCATGATCGTCGGCGCGGTCACCGTGGTGGTCTGGAAGGAGTTCATTGGGCTGGGACTGTACGAAATCATCCCGGGCTTCATCCTCGCCAGCCTCGCCATCGTGGTCTTCAGCAAGGTCGGCGCGGGCGCCTCGCCGAGCATGATCAAGCGCTTCGAAGACGCTGAGAACGAGTACCAGGGCCGCTGA